One Augochlora pura isolate Apur16 chromosome 10, APUR_v2.2.1, whole genome shotgun sequence DNA window includes the following coding sequences:
- the Zyd gene encoding sodium/potassium/calcium exchanger zydeco isoform X2 — MSKDVAGATFMAAATSAPELFVNAIGTFITEGDIGVGTIVGSAVFNILAVPACCGIGAGMVVPLDWWPVSRDCLAYGVTVAILICIIHDERVEWYEALALVLLYIVYIAVMYWDKSFQRCTRFRDVDQSSLDDHRLAAENSIEIRLASTDKVQPANDQAERTDVPLQNGGTKTQEENPEPDYEYELLVWPARAGWIRKTAWILTWPIHLIFMCTIPDCEKQRFKNWFPVTFLMCIIWIGSLSYVVAWMITIIGDTLKIPDSVMGITFLAAGTSVPEAVSSVIVAKQGHGSMGISNSIGSNTFDILLCLGLPWLIKSSFSPTQPGKHYISINSGGLEYSAISLLSTLMLLYIAFASNKFQLDRKVGRACLCMYAVFLILASLIELNVFFRVNLPTCQRTVK; from the exons ATGTCCAAGGACGTCGCCGGTGCCACTTTTATGGCCGCAGCAACGTCGGCACCGGAATTGTTCGTGAACGCGATCGGCACGTTCATCACCGAAGGTGACATCGGCGTCGGAACAATAGTAGGCTCGGCTGTATTCAATATCCTCGCCGTGCCAGCTTGTTGCGGTATTGGTGCCGGAATG GTAGTCCCGTTGGATTGGTGGCCGGTTAGCAGAGACTGCCTTGCCTATGGCGTTACCGTTGCCATCTTAATCTGTATTATACACGACGAGAGGGTAGAATGGTACGAGGCGTTGGCGCTCGTGTTGCTCTACATCGTCTACATCGCCGTGATGTACTGGGATAAATCGTTCCAACGGTGCACACGGTTTCGCGACGTTGATCAATCGTCGTTGGATGATCATCGGCTCGCGGCAG AGAACAGCATCGAAATCCGCTTAGCGAGCACCGACAAAGTGCAACCGGCCAATGATCAAGCAGAACGCACGGATGTGCCTTTGCAAAATGGAGGAACGAAGACTCAGGAGGAGAATCCCGAACCGG ACTACGAATACGAGTTATTGGTCTGGCCAGCACGGGCAGGTTGGATACGAAAAACGGCTTGGATCTTGACATGGCCAATACATCTAATATTCATGTGCACGATACCAGATTGCGAGAAGCAGCGATTCAAGAATTGGTTCCCGGTCACATTTCTCATGTGCATCATCTGGATCGGATCATTGAGCTACGTCGTCGCATGGATGATCACAATAATCG GTGACACCCTAAAAATACCGGACTCTGTGATGGGCATTACTTTTCTCGCAGCCGGCACCAGTGTTCCGGAAGCAGTGTCCAGCGTGATAGTTGCCAAGCAAG GGCACGGCTCGATGGGTATCAGTAACTCAATAGGCTCGAACACCTTCGACATATTGTTATGCCTGGGCCTGCCGTGGTTAATCAAATCATCGTTCTCGCCGACGCAGCCTGGAAAGCATTACATCAGTATAAACTCCGGCGGCCTGGAGTACAGCGCCATATCGTTGTTGTCGACGCTGATGTTACTTTATATTGCTTTTGCCTCGAATAAGTTTCAGCTCGATAGAAAAGTAGGCCGTGCCTGTTTGTGTATGTATGCTGTGTTCCTCATATTAGCCTCGTTAATAGAACTCAATGTATTCTTCAGGGTAAATTTGCCCACCTGTCAAAGGACGGTCAAGTGA
- the Zyd gene encoding sodium/potassium/calcium exchanger zydeco isoform X1 — translation MCDNGIVNMDTSDLGGGINCTPPAIEDFPHDLFDEKERQGGAVVVHVIVSLYLFIALAVVCDKFFVPAVEKICHALSMSKDVAGATFMAAATSAPELFVNAIGTFITEGDIGVGTIVGSAVFNILAVPACCGIGAGMVVPLDWWPVSRDCLAYGVTVAILICIIHDERVEWYEALALVLLYIVYIAVMYWDKSFQRCTRFRDVDQSSLDDHRLAAENSIEIRLASTDKVQPANDQAERTDVPLQNGGTKTQEENPEPDYEYELLVWPARAGWIRKTAWILTWPIHLIFMCTIPDCEKQRFKNWFPVTFLMCIIWIGSLSYVVAWMITIIGDTLKIPDSVMGITFLAAGTSVPEAVSSVIVAKQGHGSMGISNSIGSNTFDILLCLGLPWLIKSSFSPTQPGKHYISINSGGLEYSAISLLSTLMLLYIAFASNKFQLDRKVGRACLCMYAVFLILASLIELNVFFRVNLPTCQRTVK, via the exons GTATAAATTGTACACCGCCGGCGATAGAAGACTTTCCGCACGATCTATTCGACGAAAAGGAAAGGCAAGGCGGTGCAGTGGTCGTCCATGTTATTGTATCACTCTATCTATTTATAGCGTTAGCCGTAGTTTGTGACAAATTCTTTGTTCCCGCGGTGGAAAAAATATGTCACG cGCTCTCGATGTCCAAGGACGTCGCCGGTGCCACTTTTATGGCCGCAGCAACGTCGGCACCGGAATTGTTCGTGAACGCGATCGGCACGTTCATCACCGAAGGTGACATCGGCGTCGGAACAATAGTAGGCTCGGCTGTATTCAATATCCTCGCCGTGCCAGCTTGTTGCGGTATTGGTGCCGGAATG GTAGTCCCGTTGGATTGGTGGCCGGTTAGCAGAGACTGCCTTGCCTATGGCGTTACCGTTGCCATCTTAATCTGTATTATACACGACGAGAGGGTAGAATGGTACGAGGCGTTGGCGCTCGTGTTGCTCTACATCGTCTACATCGCCGTGATGTACTGGGATAAATCGTTCCAACGGTGCACACGGTTTCGCGACGTTGATCAATCGTCGTTGGATGATCATCGGCTCGCGGCAG AGAACAGCATCGAAATCCGCTTAGCGAGCACCGACAAAGTGCAACCGGCCAATGATCAAGCAGAACGCACGGATGTGCCTTTGCAAAATGGAGGAACGAAGACTCAGGAGGAGAATCCCGAACCGG ACTACGAATACGAGTTATTGGTCTGGCCAGCACGGGCAGGTTGGATACGAAAAACGGCTTGGATCTTGACATGGCCAATACATCTAATATTCATGTGCACGATACCAGATTGCGAGAAGCAGCGATTCAAGAATTGGTTCCCGGTCACATTTCTCATGTGCATCATCTGGATCGGATCATTGAGCTACGTCGTCGCATGGATGATCACAATAATCG GTGACACCCTAAAAATACCGGACTCTGTGATGGGCATTACTTTTCTCGCAGCCGGCACCAGTGTTCCGGAAGCAGTGTCCAGCGTGATAGTTGCCAAGCAAG GGCACGGCTCGATGGGTATCAGTAACTCAATAGGCTCGAACACCTTCGACATATTGTTATGCCTGGGCCTGCCGTGGTTAATCAAATCATCGTTCTCGCCGACGCAGCCTGGAAAGCATTACATCAGTATAAACTCCGGCGGCCTGGAGTACAGCGCCATATCGTTGTTGTCGACGCTGATGTTACTTTATATTGCTTTTGCCTCGAATAAGTTTCAGCTCGATAGAAAAGTAGGCCGTGCCTGTTTGTGTATGTATGCTGTGTTCCTCATATTAGCCTCGTTAATAGAACTCAATGTATTCTTCAGGGTAAATTTGCCCACCTGTCAAAGGACGGTCAAGTGA